A genome region from Lactobacillus sp. ESL0791 includes the following:
- a CDS encoding helix-turn-helix domain-containing protein — MPEFGETIKKLRLDRAISQENLTGDLFDRSMLSKIESGKSFPSRADASVLIHRLGASLEEFEYIERGYLPTPKSKILYQLFNINYSVETEKIKSILNECLKIDKDDDIKRIILVLRAQLLLNEQNGFAKAKRIVQPIWFDYLSNIKIPTITDIYLLNFIAYAFDDETNKAIIAKIIFTIDSYYPFLQSLKCSSLINKASLQLDKHNFTDAKATLLTAQTLAENLAQYHKVLLCKSEIALCDKDKKAAVYYADLLEKIGAKEIALKLQAEIREFNYLF, encoded by the coding sequence AGAAACGATTAAAAAACTTAGGTTAGACAGAGCCATCAGTCAAGAAAATTTGACTGGGGATTTATTTGACCGCAGCATGCTTTCCAAGATAGAGAGTGGCAAGTCTTTTCCGTCACGTGCAGATGCCAGTGTTTTAATTCATCGCTTAGGTGCTAGTCTTGAAGAATTTGAATATATCGAGCGTGGTTACTTGCCAACCCCCAAGAGTAAAATCTTATATCAGCTTTTCAATATCAACTATAGTGTTGAAACTGAAAAAATAAAAAGCATTTTAAATGAGTGCCTCAAAATTGACAAAGATGATGATATCAAGCGCATAATCCTCGTCTTACGCGCACAACTTTTACTTAATGAGCAGAATGGCTTTGCGAAAGCAAAAAGAATTGTTCAACCCATCTGGTTTGATTATTTAAGTAATATTAAAATTCCAACAATCACTGACATTTACCTTTTGAACTTTATTGCTTATGCATTTGATGATGAAACTAACAAAGCTATTATTGCCAAAATTATTTTTACGATCGACAGTTACTACCCTTTTTTGCAGTCGCTAAAATGCAGCTCGTTAATCAATAAAGCAAGCCTGCAATTAGATAAACATAATTTCACGGATGCTAAAGCAACTTTGTTAACGGCTCAGACTCTTGCCGAAAATCTTGCGCAATACCACAAAGTGCTGCTGTGCAAGTCAGAAATTGCGCTCTGTGATAAAGATAAGAAGGCAGCCGTCTATTACGCAGACTTACTAGAAAAAATAGGCGCTAAGGAAATTGCGCTAAAGTTACAAGCCGAAATTCGAGAATTTAATTATCTCTTTTAA